attttcaaatttgcAACTATATATGCACATAAAGTATGTAAAATTCCAAAGCCTTGCTAGCTACATTATTTATCTCATCTCACCTTCCTAGTGTTCTTGaggtataattataaaattaaaattagtctGTGAGTTAATTAGAGATTTAACTAAAACTAGATTTAAATTAATCCggtttaatccaattaaaaataaaaattaactcgtaaccttataaaaaatttataatattaagttattaacaaattatttatacttccattttataaataatattttaatttttataaaaaattattatcatcacgTATGAATTAAACAATCATGTCTCCATTTAAATCGTTAATAATTTAGTTCTTTCATCATTTctatatgttttctttatttatttcttgagaaattagaaaaataaaaaataaatagaagattTGAAATTTAGATGAGATTTTGAGAAgcaataatgatattaaattgAAGATGGTCACCATTGGTCATTGGCCAATCATTGCTTTTATAATCTCTTATATGATAAGGACTAATTAGTTATTTATTATACTATaaggattaattaataatgtgtACAAACTATAAGGactataatataatttctttaagCCTCAAACTGTGGGTGCTTTATTTATGTTGTCTCAAATTCGTTACTGCGATCAATACTTTACGCTTTAGGGAGTTTCCTCCACTAACCCGACTGAATCACAACTCAACACTCTGAATCGCAACCGATTCCGATCTCCTCTCAGGCACCGCTCTCTCAGCCCCATTACCACCATGCCTTGCGCTTTCTGGTTCTAATTCTAGTTTTTTGGACTGATCAGGGTTTAATCCGATCCTGGACAGCGATGGTGTTGAGGTTTAATGTAGGAGGGAAAGTAGTGGAGAGAGTGGATTTGATAAGGAAGAAGAAATGGCCATGGAGATTAGATATTTTGCCATTTGCAATTATGTATGCGATTTGGATGGTCACTATTGTGCCGAGCATTGACATTGTTGATGCTTTAATTGTTCTTGGCGGACTCGTTTCGATTCATGTTCTGGCTTTGCTTTTCACTGCCTGGTCTGTTGATTTCAAGTGCTTTGTTCAGTATAGTAAGGTAATATGGCTGTTTGCGTATGTTTGGTTCTGGATTTTGGGGCTTTGgttagggttttgttttgtgatttgGGGGTTTTGTGTTTAGGTTAATGATATTTATGCTGCGGATTCATGTAAAGTTACGCCGGCGAAGTTTTCTGGTTCTAAAGAAGTTGTGCCATTGCATATTCGTCAACAagtaagggttttttttttattattatttaagtggcaatgattttttctctctctatgtTGGTAGATTGGACTGATAATTGGATGTTCGTTAGTTGATGTAGGATAATAATGGATTCATTTTGCAGATTGTTTTTTCGGGGGAGTGAAAAATGATATCAGCTATAGAATGATAGAAGAATTGTATGCTCATGGTGGTGATGGTATTTGAGCTGCTAGGGAAATGTAGTTTGTTGTAAGTGGATTTGATGAAAGTTGGATGATTTTTGAGGTGGTGAGGATGAAGGTTGGATGAAAGCTAAAAATGGATTCACTTcactaattgttttttcagGGGAGTTAAGGATAGAATTGAATGCAATGCATGTGCTGGTATGGtggaatatttttcatttaatttcatatattttgaatGGGAACAAATGCTCAAAAGGGCAAAAATCATTTCCTGAAATTTCATGGTGAGGAATTGGGTCATCTGGCTGGAGTTTTTATCGATGGGATCTTGTGATTTTTCTGAACTTTGGTAGTGGAGGGTTGGTCTACATTGATTGGTCGACATAGTGTCTCAAGTTGAATTAAATCAGGACAATGTCCTaatcaaaaagtttaaattaataaacttCTGTTAACCTTTTTATGTCATGTTTAAAAATGccattatcatcattttgcaaatATGCTTGTTTCTAATGTCATATGACTTTTTCAAAAGTAttgcatgatttaaaaaatgagcTTTGCACTGGATGGTTGACCTAGATTCGACTGCAAAAGTTACAACTTACATTTGGTAATCCTGTGGAAGTTTGTAGTTGATTTGTTTTACTGCTGGAGTTGCAGGTTATAATGTTTTAGGGCTTTAGAAATTGAAAACCCAAGTCTGAGAgtatataaatttaagaaaaaagaaacaaaactacTAACACTAATAGATCCAAGGAATCACTTCAAGAATAAGAACCGGAACATCACACTGGGGTTTTAAGGAATCACTTCTAGAATGAGAACCGAAACATCACACTAGAGTTTTAAGGAATCACACTCCCTGATGAGGAAAGCATCTCACTCTCAAAGTAAAAGGCAGCACattattcataataatttgGTCATATTCCATTGAAATACCACAAGCATATTTATATCGGCTTGTGTTATTGCTAACCAGTTGGATTCCTATGTAGTAAAGCATGAGGATTCCTATCTAAGAAACATAAACAAGTCACTTATTTAATGactaaaacaagaaataaagcaGGAAAATAAATGTCTGACCATACCAGACACGCTGTGCGTTTCAACTTGTGTTGGgctaaatttcaatttttttttttttgttaaaattgagtacggtttgtactttttgaatcgttttgatgtactgatatcaaaaatgattttaaaaaaataaaaaatattattggcatgtatttcggcatgaaaaactatttgaaaaacaattactaccacactgccaaacatgcTTTTAGTTAGCGTGTGGACCCACGCCTATTGATAAAGCTTATTCTGAAAATATAGAATATGctaactgtaatttttttaaaatattttttatttaaaaatatattaaaataatatttttgatttttattatatatatatatatatatatatatattatcacattaaaacaattcaatagcAGGTGGCTATTAGAGTCATTGCGATTCGTGAGCAACTTTACAACTTTAGCAAAAGGAAGCTGCAAGCTGTGttccaacttgtttttttatagtctgTCACTAACAGCTGACCTGGCCCAGACTAGGAAGGTGCTCTTGTATTGCATTGCTAGTTTTTTGTTattactataaatatatatgataaaatatttttaatttttataaagaattATCATCGCATGAATTGAACAATCATTTCTCCATTTAAAtcgttaataatttatatctttCATCAATTctatatgttttcttgatttatttcttgagaaattggaaaaagaataaaaattgaagtgagagtttgaggggaaaaaataatgatattaaactGAAGATGGTCACCAATGGTCATTGGCCAATCATTGCTTTATAATCTCTTAAATGATAAGGACTAATTAGTTATTTGTTATACTATaaggatttattaattaatgtttacAAACTATAAGGACTATAATATAATTGCATTAAGCCTCATGCTTGTAACAAAATAAGAGTTTAGACAATGGGAATGCTTTTGAgctcaaaagaaaagaatgataaacagagctcaaagaaagaaaaaacagagagagagagatgcatCAAAGGCCAAAACCAATGATTTTAaacgagaaaaaagaaaagcaaggagatcaacaaaaataaatcgaaGGACGAAAGAGAGACAAGCTTGAAACAAACACAAGGGAGGAcaaggattaaataataaaaaacaagagcaggaaaagagaaaaagaaaagagaagaaactcTGGGGGAGAGAAATCTGAGCTTGAAACTGAGAGGGGCTAATGTGAAAAGACAAGGGAGGACACAGATTGGAAAATGCCCGACAGAGAAATGCGTTGGGAATAAAAAGAGAGCTTGGGTTGGGTCGCTTTCCATGGTTTATCTAGTTCAACATTTTGCCCTTCTTGTTGTGAGATATTACATAGCCGTTGTAACAGGAAAGTTGTGGAGATTTGGGAGGAATACGGGGATAGTATGGGTATTTCGAAGAGATAAGTCCGAGGAACATGGATCTTACGTAAGGGCACAACAAAATGGACATGGAAGAAACGAAAGGTCGGCATGAGGCTTTGGCGATTTTCTTATGTGTGAATATCTGGACTGTATACAGATGTGCAAGTGATTTCCATGTTGAACAAGTGGCAGAGAATTAAactgataatataaatattacaaagaataataaattaaaaaactaaaatataaatattacaagtttagtggaaatgattttttcttctctctttgttAGTAGATTGGACTGACGCCTGAAGATTAGTAGAGCCAATATTGTTTCAGAGACAGAATATGACTTCTTGCAGATTATTAGTAATGCAATAATTACCAGAGATAAAAAGGTAACGTGCAAAGTTTTTCTTGAGAACTATATGAAGTTTATGGTCTATTTTATCAACCAGGTTGATGGGGAGGTTTGGTTTGCCAGTCTAACCATGATTGGGTCTAATCTGATACTCTTAAAATCAAATGGTAGAAGGCCCTGtctgtttgctggaaagtaattttttttttgaaaaataaatttcgggaaagtgaattatttttcaatatttgatagtgtaatgaaaaataagttggaaaacactttctagtgtttggttatgtcatggaaaatgaactggaaaataacttattaatgttttatttttttcaagtttattaaagtaataaggaacaaatcttacaaattaaaaagttgaatgagaatgaaattgaaaaaaaaaataatttcataaattatcttaaataaaataaataataatcaaaataatagatattaaatctaaaaaataaaaaaattaaaagatgaaattaaaataataataataattaacttttcataaattatttcaaataaaataagtaacaatgaaaagaatgagaacaaaatttgataaataaaaaattttaattaaaaaaagataagggaaaagcaaataacaattataaaaataaggatcaaatttaatataaaaattaaattttaagggatgaaattgaaaaataaatattcaaaacaaaatatatataacaatcaaaagtttgaggatcaaatttgatataatcagcaaa
This genomic stretch from Populus alba chromosome 19, ASM523922v2, whole genome shotgun sequence harbors:
- the LOC118050626 gene encoding probable manganese-transporting ATPase PDR2 isoform X2; the encoded protein is MVLRFNVGGKVVERVDLIRKKKWPWRLDILPFAIMYAIWMVTIVPSIDIVDALIVLGGLVSIHVLALLFTAWSVDFKCFVQYSKVNDIYAADSCKVTPAKFSGSKEVVPLHIRQQLM
- the LOC118050626 gene encoding probable manganese-transporting ATPase PDR2 isoform X1 codes for the protein MVLRFNVGGKVVERVDLIRKKKWPWRLDILPFAIMYAIWMVTIVPSIDIVDALIVLGGLVSIHVLALLFTAWSVDFKCFVQYSKVNDIYAADSCKVTPAKFSGSKEVVPLHIRQQIVFSGE